In a genomic window of Gossypium arboreum isolate Shixiya-1 chromosome 9, ASM2569848v2, whole genome shotgun sequence:
- the LOC108456828 gene encoding uncharacterized protein LOC108456828 produces the protein MDILGSGEVENLSDIKHAMVRTCFNDVNESNDTNTSKVEELLEQRQKSKPPSKCLAKSASFPSAVSTPDDDDDDDEIVTAMQRMFSEDSVQSPSTYSRSISLPTPLKLVSALKGSREKQGLPPKKLTVKWAPDVYDPPPTSVLHTVRSKKQQKSKKKNDKKKNGKKGQKGNNSGRGCGGGKDNKQIRRGGGSSDRCYKPPPEVHPDRLANSSVSLEGFNVGSPDPYCGSSFLKKSPTRMHYSVAEAL, from the exons ATGGACATATTGGGTTCTGGAGAGGTAGAAAATCTAAGTGACATAAAGCATGCTATGGTTCGTACATGTTTCAACGATGTTAATGAATCTAACGATACAAACACGAGTAAAGTGGAAGAGTTGCTCGAACAGAGGCAGAAAAGCAAACCTCCTTCAAAGTGTTTAGCTAAGTCTGCATCATTTCCTTCTGCTGTGTCTACCcccgatgatgatgatgatgatgatgaaattGTGACTGCAATGCAGCGAATGTTCTCTGAGGATTCTGTGCAGTCTCCATCGACCTACTCCCGCTCGATTTCTTTGCCT ACTCCCTTGAAGCTAGTATCAGCCCTTAAAGGTAGCCGTGAGAAACAGGGATTGCCGCCAAAGAAGCTTACTGTGAAATGGGCACCAGATGTGTATGATCCTCCGCCGACATCAGTATTGCACACAGTTAGAAGCAAAAAGCAGcagaaatcaaagaagaaaaatgaCAAGAAGAAAAATGGGAAGAAAGGGCAGAAGGGCAACAACTCAGGACGAGGCTGTGGTGGTGGAAAAGACAACAAACAAATACGCAGGGGTGGCGGGAGTTCTGATAGGTGTTATAAACCACCGCCAGAGGTTCATCCGGACAGATTAGCCAATTCCTCTGTCAGCCTTGAGGGTTTCAATGTCGGCAGTCCAGACCCTTATTGTGGGAGTAGTTTTCTGAAAAAATCACCAACCAGGATGCACTACTCTGTTGCAGAGGCTCTCTGA
- the LOC108455763 gene encoding uncharacterized protein LOC108455763, with translation MSSFSNTTNFDNLLLQTLLGRLQIRPTTTTTSFLTQSLEDILLDAANFSDSDSDDTNKTQLAKEESKLEKEIIRIILSGKIDPLKPNSGQAVTINDHHICITSHEEKGSDYRVWEWHGHIMLFDEENGYSPEYIYGNYFERLQGKPLVSRAEEEKEEEEKVVNLGLRELIDGDAEPDTTGGRILHRNISASSPRFI, from the coding sequence ATGAGCTCCTTCAGCAACACCACAAACTTCGACAATCTCCTCCTCCAAACGTTGTTGGGAAGACTCCAAATCCGTCCTACTACCACCACCACCTCTTTTCTCACTCAGTCCCTCGAAGACATCCTTCTCGACGCCGCCAATTTCTCCGATTCCGACTCCGATGATACCAACAAAACCCAACTCGCTAAAGAGGAATCCAAGCTCGAAAAAGAAATTATCCGGATCATCCTTTCGGGGAAAATCGACCCTTTGAAACCCAACTCCGGTCAAGCTGTTACCATCAACGACCACCATATTTGCATCACTTCTCACGAAGAGAAAGGATCAGATTATCGGGTTTGGGAGTGGCATGGGCATATAATGCTGTTTGATGAAGAAAATGGATATTCGCCTGAATATATTTACGGCAATTACTTTGAGAGACTGCAGGGGAAGCCGCTTGTTTCACGTGCTGAGGAAGAGAAAGAAGAGGAGGAGAAAGTTGTGAATTTGGGATTGAGGGAGTTAATCGATGGGGATGCTGAGCCTGATACCACCGGGGGTCGTATTCTTCATAGGAATATCAGTGCCAGTTCTCCAAGGTTTATATAA
- the LOC108457475 gene encoding soluble inorganic pyrophosphatase 4 isoform X2 — MAPPIETPTKSSGSHHASHPPLNERILSSMSRRSVAAHPWHDLEIGPGAPMVFNCVIEIPKGSKVKYELDKKTGLIMVDRVLYSSVVYPHNYGFIPRTLCEDNDPMDVLIIMQEPVIPGCFLRAKAIGLMPMIDQGEKDDKIIAVCADDPEYRHYNDIKELPPHRLAEIRRFFEDYKKNENKEVAVNDFLPASTAYEAIQHSLNLYADYIVESLRR; from the exons ATGGCACCACCAATTGAGACTCCAACCAAGTCCTCTGGCTCTCACCACGCATCACATCCTCCTTTGAATGAAAGGATTCTTTCATCGATGAGCAGAAGGTCTGTTGCTGCTCACCCATGGCATGATCTTGAGATTG GACCTGGAGCTCCAATGGTTTTCAACTGT GTGATTGAAATCCCAAAAGGTAGCAAGGTGAAATATGAACTTGACAAGAAAACTGGTCTGATCATG GTTGATCGAGTGCTTTACTCATCAGTTGTGTATCCTCACAACTATGGATTCATCCCTCGTACTCTTTGTGAAGACAATGATCCCATGGATGTCTTGATCATTATGCAG GAACCAGTTATTCCAGGATGCTTTCTTCGCGCTAAAGCTATAGGTCTGATGCCTATGATTGATCAG GGTGAGAAAGATGACAAGATTATTGCTGTCTGTGCCGATGATCCTGAGTATCGTCACTACAATGATATCAAGGAACTCCCACCTCACCGCCTGGCTGAAATCCGTCGCTTCTTTGAAGACT ATAAGAAGAATGAGAACAAAGAAGTTGCTGTTAATGACTTTCTGCCTGCCTCTACTGCATACGAGGCAATCCAACACTCCTT GAATCTCTACGCGGACTACATCGTGGAGAGCTTGAGGCGGTAG
- the LOC108457475 gene encoding soluble inorganic pyrophosphatase 4 isoform X1: MKQMAPPIETPTKSSGSHHASHPPLNERILSSMSRRSVAAHPWHDLEIGPGAPMVFNCVIEIPKGSKVKYELDKKTGLIMVDRVLYSSVVYPHNYGFIPRTLCEDNDPMDVLIIMQEPVIPGCFLRAKAIGLMPMIDQGEKDDKIIAVCADDPEYRHYNDIKELPPHRLAEIRRFFEDYKKNENKEVAVNDFLPASTAYEAIQHSLNLYADYIVESLRR; this comes from the exons AGATGGCACCACCAATTGAGACTCCAACCAAGTCCTCTGGCTCTCACCACGCATCACATCCTCCTTTGAATGAAAGGATTCTTTCATCGATGAGCAGAAGGTCTGTTGCTGCTCACCCATGGCATGATCTTGAGATTG GACCTGGAGCTCCAATGGTTTTCAACTGT GTGATTGAAATCCCAAAAGGTAGCAAGGTGAAATATGAACTTGACAAGAAAACTGGTCTGATCATG GTTGATCGAGTGCTTTACTCATCAGTTGTGTATCCTCACAACTATGGATTCATCCCTCGTACTCTTTGTGAAGACAATGATCCCATGGATGTCTTGATCATTATGCAG GAACCAGTTATTCCAGGATGCTTTCTTCGCGCTAAAGCTATAGGTCTGATGCCTATGATTGATCAG GGTGAGAAAGATGACAAGATTATTGCTGTCTGTGCCGATGATCCTGAGTATCGTCACTACAATGATATCAAGGAACTCCCACCTCACCGCCTGGCTGAAATCCGTCGCTTCTTTGAAGACT ATAAGAAGAATGAGAACAAAGAAGTTGCTGTTAATGACTTTCTGCCTGCCTCTACTGCATACGAGGCAATCCAACACTCCTT GAATCTCTACGCGGACTACATCGTGGAGAGCTTGAGGCGGTAG